In Streptomyces nojiriensis, the sequence ACACGGGCGGCGGGAACTCGGTGTACGCGGCCGGGGCCCCGGGGTAGGCGGGCTCGGCGGCGTAGGACGGATCCTGGTACATCTGCGGCTCGCCGAGCTGGGGCGCGGCGGGGAAGGCGGGAGCCTGCGGGACGACCTGCGGGTCGCTCCAGGCACCCTGGCCGCTCGGCATCAGCAGCAGTTCCTCGTCCTCCGGCTCGGCCGGGTTGTCCATGAGGTCCTGGAAGGCGTAGCCGACGGGAATCGGTGCCGGGATCTGGACCGGAGCGGGGACGCTCTGCTGATCCACCATGCCCGCGTTGTCCGGGAGACCCTCGCCCGGGACCTGGCCGGTGTCAGTCATGCTTACCCCTCGCCCATCGGTGTTGCCTCTTCGATCGCCCGGTCGCCCACGAGGCCGCCGAGCGGTTTTGCCTGCGGGGTTGCGGTGCGACGAGCTCGTCTCGCATGCGCCTGCACGACAACCAGTAAGCATTGTCGCGCCCGTCGGCCACCCTGACGGCCATAACCGTCACGGTCCTCTGTGGACTGCGCCACGTCGCGCGTCCCGGCGGTGTCGCGATGCCCGAATGGTCCGAAGCGGTACGACGATCGGCCAGCCTACCCCGGCCCTCGGCTCAGCGCGTGGCGGGGCGTTCCGCTGCCAGCAGGAACACCACGGAACGGTCCTGTTCGGCCCAGGTCCGGGTGTCCAGGCCTACGGACTGGAGGAGCGCGCACTCGACGGCGTAACCGTGTTCGGTGAGTACCCCGCCGATCGCCTCGGCCTCGTCGCGGGTGGAGGCGTGGCTGACGATCCGTTCGGGGCGGCGCTCGGCGACGGCCGCGACGACGGCGGCGCCGCCACCGCCGACGCGCACGACATCGGGCTCGGGCAGGTTCTCCAGTACCTGCGGTGCGCGCCCGGCGACGGCCTGGAGCTGCACTCCCCGCTCACGGGCGGCGGCAGTTGTGCGGTCGCAGGCGGCCGGGTCGGCGTCCACCGCGATGACGGCGGCGCCGAGGGCGGCCGCGTCCACGGCCACGCCGCCGGATCCGGCGCCGATGTCCCACAGGAGGTCGCCGGTGCGCGGGCCGAGCCGGGCGAGTTGGGCCGCGCGGAGCTGGGCGGACCCGCCTTCTCCCGCGTCGGCCTGCGGCCGGGCCCAGCCGCGGTCGGCGGACCGGGCGGCGCTCTGGCCGAGGAGCCAGCCCGCGTCGGCGGGGGCCGGTCCCCCGCCCCCGATGACGATGACGACGTTCGGGTCGCGCCAGCTGTGGTCGGCGGCCTTGTCGGAGGTCAGGACGCTCACCTGCTCCCGGTCCGTGCCGAGTTCCTCGCAGACGACGAAGGTGCGGTGAACTCCTTCGAGGAGCAGTGCGAGTTCCGCGGGGCCGGCGCCGGGCGAGGTGAGGACGGCGACCTTGGCGTGGGCGCGGCAGACGTTGACCGCGCGGCGCAGGGTGCGGGGGTGGGCGACGACGACCTGCGCGTCGTCCCAGGGCATGCCGGCGCGGGCGAAGGCGGCGGCCACGGAGGAGACGGCCGGGAACACCTCGACCTCCAGGCCGTGCTCCGGGGCGCGCAGGACGCGTACGGCGCCGAAGAAGCCGGGGTCCCCGTCGGCGAAGACCACCGCGGTGCCGCGATGGCCGGCGATGCGGCGTGCGGCGAGGCCGACACTGCCCAGGCGGATGCGCTCCGCGGTGGGCGGTACCTCGGGGAGGGCGAGGTGGTGCGCGGCGCCGGCCACGAGGGTGGCGGCGGAGAGCGCGGACCGGGCGCCCGCGGTCAGGGGCGAACCGTCCCAGCCGATCACCGTGACCCGGTCGGCCATCGTCGTCAGTCTCCTGGTCTGGCAGGGGGGCACCTCCCGGCGGCAGCCGGGGGAGGGCGGGGTTTCGTCGGGGCGGGCACGGTGAGACTACCCGGTCATCGGTTCAGTTCCAGTCGGCGCCGACGGGGTGGCCGTTCGCGTCGGCCCGCTGCGGGAACGCGGTGCTGCGGGCGTATCCGTCGTACCTGTCGTAGCTGTCGTACCCGTCGTAGCCGTCGCCCTCGTCGAGGTCTTCGGGGACCAGGCTCCAGACGATGAGGTCGGTGCGGGTGTCGGCCCAGCCGCCGTCGGCCGTCTGCGTCCGCACTATCCACGCGTTGCGCAGGACGCCCTCGCTGATGCAGCCGATCTTCTGGGCCACCTGCTGCGAGGCGGTGTTGTCGGCGGCGGTGCGCAGTTCGAGGCGCTCGAACCCCTGGGCGCGGAACAGCCATTGGGCGACGGCGAGGACGGATTCGCTGGCGTAGCCCTCGCCGCGGGCCCAGGGGGCGGTGACGTAGCCGACCTCGGTGGAGCGGGTGCGCCAGTTGGTGCTCTGCAGGTGCACGATGCCGACGAGGCGCTGGGTGAGGAACTCGGTGACGGCGAAGACGATGCCGCGGCCCTCGGTGCGTTCGGCGTGGGAGTGCCGGGTGGCCCAGGCGTGCGCTTCGGCGTCGGTGTAGGGGTGGGACACGCCGGTCCAGGCGGTGACGTGCTCGTCGTTCATCATCTCGGTCAGCGCGGTGACGTCCTCTTCCTCGAAGGGGCGCAGCACCAGCCGGTCCGTGCTGATGGTGACGTCCGGGAAGGTGGTAGTCATGCGCAGCTCCATGCCTGAGACCGTGGTGCGACCGTGTTGCGATGCGACCGCGGTGCGGGACCGTTCGTGCGGGACCGTGCGTGCGGGTCGTAGGCCACAGCATGCAGCATCGACCGGGTGATGTGCAGGGCCGGGTTGCCCGGAAGCGGGCAGAGTTCGGCCCCGCGCGCCGTCAGGTGCGTGCGGGGCCGAGATTCATGACCGGTCCGGGAGGAACCGGATCAGGAGATACCGGTTCAGGAGGCGGCCGGGGCACCGAAGGCCGGGATGACCGAGCCCTGGTACTTCTCCTCGATGAACTTCTTGACGTCGTCGGAGTTCAGCAGCTTGGCCAGCTTCTGGATCCGCGGGTCGTTCTGGTTGCCGTCCTTGACCGCGAGGAAGTTGGCGTAGGGGTTGCCCTCGGCCTTCTCCAGGATCAGCGCGTCCTTGGCGGGCGACAGCTTGGCTTCGAGGGCGTAGTTGCCGTTGATGATCGCGGCGTCCACGTCGTTCAGGGCGCGCGGGACCGTGGCGGCCTCCAGCTCCTTGAACTCCAGGCCCTTCTTGTCGGTGATGTCGGACAGCTTGGCGGTGGTGCCGACACCCTGCTTGAGGGTGATCAGGTTGTTCGCGGCGAGCAGCTGGAGCGCGCGGCCCTCGTTGGTGGTGTCGTTGGGGACGGCGATGGTCTGGCCGGCCTTGATGTCACCGATGGCCTTGATCTTCTTGGAGTAGAGGCCGAGGGGTTCCAGGTGCACGTTCACGACGGGCACGACGTGCGTGCTGTTCTTCTTGTTGAAGTCGTCGAGGTACGGCTTGTGCTGGAAGTAGTTGCCGTCGACCTGGCCCTGCTCGGTGGCGGTGTTCGGCAGGACGTAGTCCGTGAACTCCTTGACCTCCAGCTTGAGGCCTTCCTTGGCCGCGAGCTTGTCCTTGACGAAGTTCAGGACGTCGGCGTGCGGGCTCGGGGACGCCGCTATGACGAGGGGCTTGCTCTCGTCGGCCTTGCCGCCGTCGGCCTTCGCCGAGGACGGGTCCGAGGAGCTGCCGCAGGCGGTGAGGCCGAGGGCGAGCGCGGTGGCCGTGGCGGCGAGGGCGGTGAGCTTGACGTTCTTACGCACGAAGAGTGCCTTTCTTGCTGAACAAGTACCGATGACTTGCTGGTGGTGGCCCAAGCACGACAAGTGCGGGCTCTGTTGGGGGGAAAGTCTTCTCAGGCGGTCCGGCCGCGGCGGGCGAGGAGGCGGACCGCGCCGTCGCCGAGCAGCTGGATCACCGTGACGAGGGCGATCAGGACCACGACGGTGGCGATCATGAAGCCGGTCTCGAAGCGCTGGAAGCCGTAGGTGATGGCCTTGGAGCCCAGCCCTTCGCCGCCGACGGCGCCGGCCATGGCCGAGTAGCCGACGAGGGTGATGACGGTGGTGGTGACACCGGCGACCAGGGAGGGCAGCGCCTGCGGCAGGAGCACCTTGCCGACCAGGGTGGGGATGCCGCCGCCCATGGACTCGACGGCCTCGATCAGGCCGTGGTCCACCTCGCGGACGGCGGTCTCGACGAGCCGGGCGAAGAAGGGGACGGCGCCGATGGCGAGCGGGACGATCATGGCGGTGGGGCCGATGAAGGTGCCGACGACCGCGGTGGTGACCGGGATCAGGAAGATCAGCAGGATGATGAACGGCAGCGAGCGGCCTATGTTCACGACCACGCCGAGGACCTTGTTGAGCGGCTGGTTCTGCAGGAGGCCGCCCTTGTCGGTGAGGACCAGCAGGATGCCGATGGGCAGGCCGCCGAGCACGGTCACCAGGGTGGACCACAGCACCATGTAGAGGGTGTCGTAGGTGCCCTGGGTGAGCAGGGGCTGCATTTCGGACCAGGTCACTTGGCACCATCCTTGACCAGCTCGGCCAGCTCGTTGTCGATCTCGTCGACGATGTCGACCTGGAGGCCCTGCTCGCGGAGGAAGCCGACCGGCACGACGTTGTCCTCGTAGCCGCCGGGCAGTTCGATGCGCATGCGGCCGATCTGCCGGCCCGCGACGGTGTCCATCGCGGCGCCGAGGATCGAGATGTCGATGTTGTACGTGCGCGAGAGCTGCGAGATGACCGGCCGGACGGCGGCTTCGCCGTGGAAGGTGACGTCGACGACCGTGCGGTCGGGGCCGGTGGCGGTGCCGGTGACCGGGAAGAGTTCGGCGGCGAGCTCGGAGCCGGGCGTGGCGAGGAGTTCGGCGACGGTGCCGGACTCGACGATCCGGCCGTTGCGCATCAGGGCGGCCGAGTCGCAGACGGTCTTGACCACGTCCATCTCGTGCGTGATGAGCAGCACGGTGAGGCCGAGCTGCTGGTTGAGGTCGCGCAGCAGCCCCAGGACGGAGCGGGTGGTCTCGGGGTCCAGGGCGCTGGTGGCCTCGTCGGACAGCAGCACCTTGGGGTCGCCGGCCAGGGCGCGGGCGATGCCGACGCGCTGCTTCTGGCCGCCGGAGAGCTGGGTCGGGTAGGCCTTGGCCTTGTCGGCGAGGCCGACCAGGTCGAGGAGTTCGAGGGCCTTGCGGGAGCGCTCGCGGCCGGAGACGCCGAGGATCTCCAGGGGCAGCTCGACGTTGGCCTGGACGGTGCGCGAGGACAGCAGGTTGAAGTGCTGGAAGACCATGCCGATGCGGCTGCGGGCCTGGCGGAGCTCCTTGCCCGCGCGGCGGCCGCGGCCGGCGAGGGCGGTGAGGTCGACGCCGTCGACGGTCACGGTGCCGGTGGTGGGGCGCTCCAGCAGGTTGACGCAGCGGATCAGGGAGGATTTGCCTGCGCCGCTCTGGCCGATGACTCCGTAGACCTCGCCCTCGCGGACGTGGAGATCGACGCCGTCCAGGGCGGTGACCTCGCGGCCACGGGACTGGTAGACCTTCGTGAGGCCCGATGTGGTGATCACAGGATTTCCGTCGCTGTCGAGTGCGCGGCGCAGCGGGCTGCCGGGCACGGGGCAAACAATCTGGGGACGCGATACGGGACGAACCGTCAGAAAATGATGGTGTCGACACGTGCGCGGGGCATGAGTGAGCCGTGCTGTTCATCAGCTGGTGACGTGGTGGCGCGGCTGGTCTCGCTTCGGGGCGCGAGGCTCAGGAAGGGGCCCTCAGAAGGCGCACATTCGACACATACAACGAGCACCGGGCGTCATCGTCGCCTCGGTCGCAAGGGTGCGGCTGCTCGTCGTGGTCATGGGCCCAAGTAAAGCAGACGTCTCCCCTGACCGATCAATGACGTCCGAATAGCGGACGCATTCCGACCACATACCGGACGTCACCGGTCAAGGCAGACCCCCCGCCCCCAGGCTGGTTCCCCACCTCCGACCTGCGCCGACACGGCCGGCCGGGGCTGTCCGGCCCGCCCGGTCCGGAGTGCGGCGACCCGGTCCGCTGTGGTCAAGACCACGGTCACCGCGCCGGGTGCGCGGGCGGTGCGCGGGGCTCCGGCGGACAGGGGTGCGCGCATCGGGTCCCAGGGCCCGTAATACCCTCGCTGCATGCTCGACGCCCTGACGGTCGCCATCGGCGTGGCCGCACTCGCCCTCGCCGCCTGGTGCGGCCACGCCGCATGGCGGGACCAGCCCACCAAGGACTGGCACTTCATCGGTATGGCCGTGGTGACCGTGCTGGTCCTGGCGCAGCTGGTGATCGGCGTGGTCAAGCTGGCCCAGGGCGAGAAGCCCGACGAGGGCACGGTGATCTTCGTGGCCTACCTGGTGGGCGCGTTCGCCGCGGTACCGGCGGCCGGGATGCTCTCGCTGACCGAGCGGACCAAGTGGGGATCGATCACGGTGGCCGCCGGCGCCGTCGTGCTCGCCGTCCTCGAAGTACGGCTCTACGACATCTGGGGAACCACCGGTGCCTGACTCCGACACGACGGACGCCACCGGCGCCGCCACCACCGCCGCCGGACGCAAGCGGCTGGTCTCCGGGCCCGGTCTGCTGCTGGTGTGGCTGTACGGGGTGATGGTGGTGGGCGCGGTCTCCCGCTCGGCCTTCCAGATCTCCACCGAGTTCGACCGGGCGCCGCTGGCGTACTCGCTGTCCGCCGTGGCCGCGCTGGCCTACGCGTTCATCACGTACTCACTGGTGCGCGGCGGTGAGACGGCCCGCAAGGCGGCGCTGATCTGCTGCGCCGCCGAGCTGGCCGGTGTGCTGGCCGTGGGGACCTGGACCGTGGTGCGGCCCGAATCCTTCCCCGACACGACCGTGTGGTCCCAGTTCGGGATGGGCTACCTGTTCATCCCGGTGATCCTGCCGGTCACCGGGATGCTCTGGCTGCGCACGCGCCGGGGGATCCCTACGCGCTGACCGTGAAGTCGGTCGGGTCCTTGGCTTCCTTCTCCAGGATCACCAGCTGGACGCCGTCGGACGCGGTGCGGCCGCCCACCTTGACGTAGCCGGCCTTGCGGTAGAGGCGCAGGTTCGACTCGCTCTTGTGCCCGGTGTGCAGGCGGAAGCGGGTGGTGTGGCCGGGGCCCGCCAGGGCCTCCTCGACCGCGCGCAGCAGGCGCGCCCCGAGACCGTGACCCTGCAGGCGCGGGTGCACACAGAGCTTGGCGATCTTGCCGGTGCCGTCCTCGTCGACGTTGCCGCGCACGGTCCCGACGACCTCGTCGCCGAGCCGGGCCACCAGGACGGTGTCCGTCGCCAGCTCCCCCTTGAGGGAGTCCAGGGACTGGGTGAGCGGCTGGATGAGGTAGTTGCCGTACAGCTCGGCCTCCCGCTGGAAGGCCAGGTACTGCAGTTTGAAGATCTGCTCAGCGTCCTCGGCAGCCGCCGCCGAAATGGTCACGCTCATGCCCATGTGCGCATGCCTCCAGCTCACCTGGTAGCCCGTTGGTCTACCGCTCCTTTCCCCGCAGGCCAGGAGCCGCAACCTCTGCAGCCAGCATTCTGCGCAGACATCCCAGGCAACGGGAACGGACGGGCCCTAAACTTCCTTGTGAGATACCCAACTCTCCTGCGATTTCACGGTAAGTGAGGTCTCTGGGCGAAAGAATTGCCTTCATCAGCTCGGGACAGCGTCCGGGCAACCGGGCGACCGCCGATCGGAGTGCGCGGTTCTCCTCGCCGTGCAGGAGGGCGTCCTCCGGCTCGGCCGCGGGGGCCGCGCCGGCCGGTGCGCTCCCGTCGAGCGGGTGCTGGCGGTGGCCGTACGGGATCTCCCGCCTCGCCCGGCGCCGGGCGAGGCGGGCCTCCGCCCGGACCGCCCGGCGCAGCCACCGCGCCGGCTCCGCGGGTTCGGCCGGATCGGGTGCGTGGCGGCCGCTCTCCAGCAGCCTGACCCAGACGGCTTGTTCCAGGTCGGCCGCGTCCACTCCGGTGCCCGGTGCCTCCGCGGCCGCCTCGGCGGAGAGCAGCGGTCCGAGCTTGTCGACGTAATCAGCCTTCAGCAGGTCCATGCCGGGCGGGACGAGCGGGCCGGGCCGGACGGTTTCCCCGCCGGGCCCGGCCCACTCGTACGGGAAGCGGCGCTCAGCGGTTGACGGGGCGTCGGCCCGGGCGGAAGGCCTCCGCCGCGAGCAGTCCGGTGTCCGGGTTGTCGGTGAAGATCCCGTCGATGCCCTGTTCGAAGTAGGTCCGGAAGGCACCGAGGGCGTCCCCGTACGCGGTGGGGTCGGTCCCCTTGCGGTACTCGGCGGGCAGGAAGCTGTTCTCGTTGCGCGCGGTGTAGGGGTGCAGCAGCAGCCCGCGGGCGTGGGCGTCCTTCACCAGGGTCGTCGGCGCGCCGAGCTTGCCGGCCGCGTCGCGCGGGAGGATCAGGTCCATGGTCGGGCCGATGCCCTGGGCGAAGCCGGCGATCCACTTCAGGCCCTCGGGCTTGACGAGGTCGGCGACCGTGCGCGGGTCCTTGGCCACCTCGAAGTCCCAGGGGCGGGTACCGGCCGCGGAGAGCAGGACCACGCGGGGCGCGGAGACCAGTCGGGAGAGCCGCTGGATGCTGGAGGGCTCGAAGGACTGGAGGAAGAGGGCGGCGCCGCGCCCGTCGCGCCCGTAGCGCCGCAGGAGCTTGGAGAGGGGCTCCTCCAGACCGAGGCCCAGGCCCCGGAAGTAGGTGGGGTGCTTGGTCTCGACGTGCAGCCACACCCGCCTGCCGCGCCGCTTGCCCTCGCGGTCGGCCCAGCGGAGCACCTCTTCGAAGGTGGGTACGGCCCACTGGCCGTCGTAGAGCGTGTTGCGCTGGCGGACGGCGGGGATGCGTTCTTTCGCGCGCAGGGTCCTCAGCTCGGCCAGGGTGAAGTCCTCGGTGAACCAGCCGGTGACGGCGACCCCGTCGACGGACTTGGTGGTGCGCCGGGAGGCGAACTCGGGGTGATCGGCGACATCGGTGGTCCCGCCGATCTCGTTCTCGTGGCGGCACACCAGATGGCCGTCGCGGGTCGGGACCAGGTCCTGCTCGACCACGTCGGCGCCCAGGTCGAGGGCGAGCTGGTAGGAGCCGATCGTGTGCTCCGGCCGGTAGCCGCTGGCTCCGCGATGGCCGATGACCGTGGGGCAGGGCAGGTCCCGGTAGCCCCCGCCACCGTTCCCGCGGCCGTCGCCGGAGCCGGACCCGTTCCCGGACCCGGACCCGTCGTCCGCGGCGGCGGAACCCGCCGTGAGTCCCGTGATCCCGGTCCCCGCCGCCAGGACGGCCGCCCCCAGGACCGTGCGCCGCGCTGCCCCACCCTGTGTCATGAGTGCCCACTCCTCGTCGTGATCGCCGTGTCGCGGCCCGCGATCGGCGTGCCGATGGTAGGCAAACAGGGGTGACCGCGGGGCGTGCGCCGACGGCACATCCGGGGAACTTGGCGGAAACGTGCGTCAACACTGCGTATCCGACACGTGAACCCGATGTGCGCTCGGAGCCGACCCGCGAGTATCGTCCTCACCTGCGCTACCGCCGTGTGGTGGATGCGCGAACCGCTTTTCGATGCCGGAGGGCCCACGTTGTTCCGTACGAAGCTCATCAAAGCCACTGTCGGACCGGTCATGCGCATGATGTTCCGCACCCGCGTGGAGGGCATCGAGAACATCCCCGGCTCCGGGCCGGTGATCCTGGCGGGCAACCACCTCACCTTCATCGACTCCATGATCCTGCCGCTGGTGTGCGACCGTACGGTCCACTTCATCGGCAAGGACGAGTACGTGACCGGCAAGGGGATCAAGGGCCGGGCCATGGCCTGGTTCTTCACCGGCTCCGGCATGATCCCCGTCGACCGTGACGGGGCCAACGGCGGCGTGGCGGCCCTGATGACCGGTCGCCGGATCCTCGAAGAGGGCAAGATCTTCGGCATCTACCCCGAGGGCACCCGCTCCCCCGACGGCCGCCTCTACCGCGGCCGCACCGGCATCGCCCGCCTGACCCTGATGACCGGCGCCCCCGTGGTGCCGTTCGCGGTGATCGGCACCGACAAGCTCCAGCCGGGCGGCGCCGGCATGCCGCGCCCGGGCCGCGTCACGGTCCGCTTCGGCGAGGCGATGGAGTTCTCCCGCTACGAGGGCATGGACCGCGACCGCTACGTCCTGCGCGCCGTCACCGACTCGGTGATGGCCGAGGTCATGCGCCTCTCGGGCCAGGAGTACGTCGACATGTACGCCACCAAGGCGAAGGCCGCGTAGGCCCCGTCCTCACTGACGCTGGAGTGACCGGCTGACGCCCGCCGCCGTGGTGGTGGCGAGGATCCAGCCGGTCACGATCAGCAGGTACGACAGCCACTGGTGCCAGCCGCCCGGCGCGAAGGCCGCCTCCTGGCCGAAACTGACGATCGGCACCATCAGGTCGATCGTGTAGAAGACCGCGTTGAAGTCCGGCGCCTCCCCCGCCTTCAGGGCGCGCGGCGGGTCGATCCCGTACGCGATCGACCCGGTCATCAGCAGGGCCACCAGCCATCCCGCCGCACGCAGCGGCCGGAAGCCGTAGCCGACGGTGACGTCCTGGAGCAGCCCCCACGCCCGGGCGGCGCGGGGCAGGGTGTGGCGGTGCCTGCGCAGCTTCGCGAGCTGGACGGTCCGGGCGGCCGCCTCGTCGCCGGCCGTACGGTAGGCCGCGGCGAGCTGTTCGTAGGCGTACGGGAGGTAGCCGGACTCCTCCCGCTCCAGGGCGGGCAGCCGCCGCTCGGCGGGGAGGTGCGGGGCGAGGGTGCGGTAGGTCAGGCCGTCGATGGCGATCCGCTCGGGCCAGACCTCCGGGTCGACGTGGAGCAGGTCGACGGTGGACCGGCGCAGGTTCACGTCGCCCCGGACCGTTTCGCAGCGGCGCAGCCACAGCTCGCCTATGGCGCAGCTGGAGGCGCGCAGGGCGGTCCCGTCCGGGTTGGCGAGGTCGGCGCGGGTGAGGTTGGCCTGGCCGGGTATCCGGGAGCCGGTGAGGTTGACCATGCCGCGGGCCTGCATCCGGTGCGCGCGCAGATCGGTGCCGACGGTCAGGTTCTCGGCGTGCAGGGCGATCCGCCCGGGGGCGAGCAGCCGGGCGCGGTCGAGCTGGATCTGGCCGCCGACGGTGGCCCCGTTGAGGCGGAGCTGGCCGTGCACCGTCAGGTCGTTCGCGATGATGTCGGTGTCGACCTCGACGTGGTTGAGCTGGAGCGGGGGCTCGTCCGCCTCCTCGCCGACCGTGGGACCGATCACGGCGCCCTGGAGGAAGAGGCCCCCGGATATCTTCGAGCCCTGCAGCCGCACGGGGCCGGCGATCCGGCAGTGGGACAGTCGCAGGACCACGTCGACGCGCAGGGTGGAAGCGGTCAGGCCGGGCAGGGTGGAGTAGCCGAGGACCAGGGCGCGCAACTGGGCCCCGTACATCAGGGGCTTGCGCTCGAACCAGCAGTCGCGCAGCCGGATGGGGTGGTCGATGACGGCGTAGCGCATGTCGAGCTTGCCCACGATCTTCGCGCCCTTGACCTTGAGGCCGGGGATCCGGCCCTCCACGGCGGGGCAGGCGCCCAGCAGGATGGCCCGCAGCACCTCGGCGCGCAGGGTGCGCTCGATCCCCCAGTCGGCTCCGTCGACGGAGCTGTCCTCGGGGGCGGCGCGGAAGTCGACCCCGTCGCCGCGCGGGAAGGCTTCCCAGACGCGGCGTTCCGCCGGGGTCAGTTCGTTGATCTCCATCGCCGGGATGGTGTCCCGCAGTTCCACGAACTGTCAACTCCGGCCGGAACACCATCCCTTCGGCGGGACGTCAGTGCTCGACGCCGTCCTGGAGCCGCTGGCCCCGGAGCAGGAACCAGGCGGCCACGGCGGTGGCGAGCAGCACGGCCGCACCGACCCCGGAGGCGAGCCGCAGCCCGTCCACGAAGGCGTCCTGGGCGGCGCCCACCATCACCTGGGCGGTGTGCGGGTCCAGTGCCTTGGCGGCCTCGACGGCCCCGCCGAGGGATTCGTGCGCGGCGTCGGCGACCGGGCCCGCGACCGAGGCCGGGGCGGTGAAGCTCTGGTAGACGCCGGTGACGATGGAGCCGAGCAGCGCGATGCCGAGGGCGGCGCCGAGTTCGTACGCCGTCTCGGAGACGGCGGAGGCCGAGCCGGCCTGCTCCTTGGGGACGCTGGAGAGGATCACGTCGGCGGTGACGGTGAAGGAGAAACCGGCACCGAGGCCGACGACGAGCAGGGCCGCGCCGAGCAGCGGGTAGCCGCTCTCCTTGTGGATCAGGGTGAGCACGGCGAGGGCCAGGCCGATGGCGCCGAGGCCGCCGGCCACGATGGTCCGTACCGAGTACCGGCGGGCGTACCGGCCCGCGATCAGGCCGGTGACCACCGCGCCGATGGCGGCGGGCAGTTCGGCGAGGCCCGCCTCCAGCGGGTCGCGGCCCTGGACGAGCTGCAGGAACTGGGAGAGGAAGAAGACCAGTCCGGAGAGGCCGAACACGGTGAGCAGGTCGGCGAGGACCGCGCCGGAGAAGCCGCGGTGCTTGAAGAGCCGCATGTCGAGCAGCGGGGACGGCAGGCCGAACTGGCGGCGTACGAAGGCGTACAGGGCGCCCGCGCCGAGTGCCGCGGTGGCCGCGACCTGCCAGGTCACGCCGTGGGTGGCGACTTCCTTGACGGCGTAGACCACGCTGATCACACCGACCAGGGAGAGGCCGACGCTGACGAGGTCCCAGGGGCCGGCGACCGGGTTCCTGGATTCGGGAAGCAGCTTGATTCCGACGACGACCAGGGCGATCATCACGGGGAGGTTGATCAGGAAGACCGAGCCCCACCAGAAGTGCTGGAGCAGGGCTCCGCCGACGACCGGGCCGACGGCCGCGCCGGCCGAGGCGGTGGCGCCCCAGATGCCGATCGCGAGGCTGCGCTCCTTGGGGTCGTGGAAGATGTTGCGGATCAGCGCGAGGGTGGACGGCATCAGGGTCGCGCCGGCGACGCCCAGCAGGGCCCGGGCGACGATCATCATCTCGGGGCTGGTCGCGTAGGCGTTGAGCACGGACACGGCACCGAACGCGGCGGCGCCGGTGAGCAGCAGCTTCTTGCGTCCGATGCGGTCACCGAGGCTGCCCATGGAGACCAGGAGTCCGGCGATGACGAAGGAGTAGATGTCGCCTATCCACAGCAGCTGGGTGCCGGACGGCTTGAGGTCCTCGGAGAGTGCGGGGGTGGCGAGGCCGAGTACGGTCGCGTCGACGGCGACCAGCAGCACGGCGAGCACCAGCACGCCCAGGGCGAGCCAGCGGCCGCGGCTCCTGGCCTCCGTCCCGGTCGGGCTGTTCAGCTGCTGGGTGCTGCTCATTTCTCCACACTCCGTCTGGCGCCACCGAGCAACAGCTCGATGATCATGTATTGGAAGTCCTTGGCGGCGACCCGGCCGTCCATCACGGCCCAGGCGCAGGCGCCGACGAGGGCGTAGAGCGCCTCGGTGAGCCATGCGGGGGTCAGGTCGATCCGGATGTCGCCCTCTTCCTGGCCGCGCCGGAAGAGCGCGCTGACGCGGGCGTCGAGCCGGGCCCAGCCCTCGTTGACCTCGTCGCCCTCGAACAACTGGTTCTCGGTGACGAGGAAGGCCAGCAGCTGGGCATTGGGCTCGGATTCGGCGACGAGGCGGCCGATCGCCTCCACCGCCGTGCCCTCGTCGAGGCGGGCGTTGTCGAAGGCCACCTCGAACTCCCGGATGCCGAGTTCTTCGAGGGCCCGTACGAGGGCGTCGCGTCCGGCGAAGTGCCGGTGGAGGGTCGCGCGCCCGATGCCGGCGGCGCGGGCGACCTCGTCCATCGT encodes:
- a CDS encoding GNAT family N-acetyltransferase → MTTTFPDVTISTDRLVLRPFEEEDVTALTEMMNDEHVTAWTGVSHPYTDAEAHAWATRHSHAERTEGRGIVFAVTEFLTQRLVGIVHLQSTNWRTRSTEVGYVTAPWARGEGYASESVLAVAQWLFRAQGFERLELRTAADNTASQQVAQKIGCISEGVLRNAWIVRTQTADGGWADTRTDLIVWSLVPEDLDEGDGYDGYDSYDRYDGYARSTAFPQRADANGHPVGADWN
- the cbiE gene encoding precorrin-6y C5,15-methyltransferase (decarboxylating) subunit CbiE, encoding MADRVTVIGWDGSPLTAGARSALSAATLVAGAAHHLALPEVPPTAERIRLGSVGLAARRIAGHRGTAVVFADGDPGFFGAVRVLRAPEHGLEVEVFPAVSSVAAAFARAGMPWDDAQVVVAHPRTLRRAVNVCRAHAKVAVLTSPGAGPAELALLLEGVHRTFVVCEELGTDREQVSVLTSDKAADHSWRDPNVVIVIGGGGPAPADAGWLLGQSAARSADRGWARPQADAGEGGSAQLRAAQLARLGPRTGDLLWDIGAGSGGVAVDAAALGAAVIAVDADPAACDRTTAAARERGVQLQAVAGRAPQVLENLPEPDVVRVGGGGAAVVAAVAERRPERIVSHASTRDEAEAIGGVLTEHGYAVECALLQSVGLDTRTWAEQDRSVVFLLAAERPATR
- a CDS encoding methionine ABC transporter permease: MTWSEMQPLLTQGTYDTLYMVLWSTLVTVLGGLPIGILLVLTDKGGLLQNQPLNKVLGVVVNIGRSLPFIILLIFLIPVTTAVVGTFIGPTAMIVPLAIGAVPFFARLVETAVREVDHGLIEAVESMGGGIPTLVGKVLLPQALPSLVAGVTTTVITLVGYSAMAGAVGGEGLGSKAITYGFQRFETGFMIATVVVLIALVTVIQLLGDGAVRLLARRGRTA
- a CDS encoding sigma-70 family RNA polymerase sigma factor, with amino-acid sequence MDLLKADYVDKLGPLLSAEAAAEAPGTGVDAADLEQAVWVRLLESGRHAPDPAEPAEPARWLRRAVRAEARLARRRARREIPYGHRQHPLDGSAPAGAAPAAEPEDALLHGEENRALRSAVARLPGRCPELMKAILSPRDLTYREIAGELGISQGSLGPVRSRCLGCLRRMLAAEVAAPGLRGKER
- a CDS encoding GNAT family N-acetyltransferase, with product MGMSVTISAAAAEDAEQIFKLQYLAFQREAELYGNYLIQPLTQSLDSLKGELATDTVLVARLGDEVVGTVRGNVDEDGTGKIAKLCVHPRLQGHGLGARLLRAVEEALAGPGHTTRFRLHTGHKSESNLRLYRKAGYVKVGGRTASDGVQLVILEKEAKDPTDFTVSA
- a CDS encoding MetQ/NlpA family ABC transporter substrate-binding protein produces the protein MRKNVKLTALAATATALALGLTACGSSSDPSSAKADGGKADESKPLVIAASPSPHADVLNFVKDKLAAKEGLKLEVKEFTDYVLPNTATEQGQVDGNYFQHKPYLDDFNKKNSTHVVPVVNVHLEPLGLYSKKIKAIGDIKAGQTIAVPNDTTNEGRALQLLAANNLITLKQGVGTTAKLSDITDKKGLEFKELEAATVPRALNDVDAAIINGNYALEAKLSPAKDALILEKAEGNPYANFLAVKDGNQNDPRIQKLAKLLNSDDVKKFIEEKYQGSVIPAFGAPAAS
- a CDS encoding methionine ABC transporter ATP-binding protein codes for the protein MITTSGLTKVYQSRGREVTALDGVDLHVREGEVYGVIGQSGAGKSSLIRCVNLLERPTTGTVTVDGVDLTALAGRGRRAGKELRQARSRIGMVFQHFNLLSSRTVQANVELPLEILGVSGRERSRKALELLDLVGLADKAKAYPTQLSGGQKQRVGIARALAGDPKVLLSDEATSALDPETTRSVLGLLRDLNQQLGLTVLLITHEMDVVKTVCDSAALMRNGRIVESGTVAELLATPGSELAAELFPVTGTATGPDRTVVDVTFHGEAAVRPVISQLSRTYNIDISILGAAMDTVAGRQIGRMRIELPGGYEDNVVPVGFLREQGLQVDIVDEIDNELAELVKDGAK